Proteins encoded together in one Ailuropoda melanoleuca isolate Jingjing unplaced genomic scaffold, ASM200744v2 unplaced-scaffold7480, whole genome shotgun sequence window:
- the LOC100477594 gene encoding LOW QUALITY PROTEIN: olfactory receptor 2A12-like (The sequence of the model RefSeq protein was modified relative to this genomic sequence to represent the inferred CDS: inserted 1 base in 1 codon) encodes MSHENSSTITELVLVGFSNHPQTEIPFFFLFSLVYSANLVGNTAVIILVVVDSSLQTPMYIFLCHLAFLNIFFSTVVVPKMLFNFLASRKVISYNFYIAQTYITLFLESTECFLLAVMALDRYVAICYPLRYLLIMNWSVCMTLALGAWIIGFFASVVPLYHIILPLCSPYVVDYIVCELPILLHIFCAVTSLQETVMAXGGAGTVLFPFLLIILSYLRILVAVMKIDSVKGKKKAFSTCTSHLIVVTIYYGTGLIRYMRPKSFYSAEGDKLISVFYAIIIPTLNPFIYSLRNKEVKEGMRRVMGGYKNETK; translated from the exons ATGAGTCATGAGAATTCCAGCACGATCACTGAGCTGGTCCTTGTAGGATTTTCCAATCACCCCCAGACtgagattccattcttttttctcttttctctggtcTACTCGGCAAATCTTGTTGGAAACACAGCTGTTATCATCTTAGTCGTCGTAGATTCCTCTCTCCAGACACCCATGTATATCTTCCTTTGTCACCTGGCCTTTCTCAACATATTTTTTAGCACAGTTGTGGTCCCCaagatgctttttaattttcttgcaaGCAGGAAAGTCATATCTTACAACTTCTATATTGCTCAGACTTACATCACCTTATTCCTGGAGTCAACTGAGTGCTTTCTCCTTGCAGTAATGGCACTGGATCGCTATGTGGCCATTTGTTACCCACTGAGATATCTGCTCATCATGAACTGGTCTGTATGCATGACATTGGCTCTGGGGGCCTGGATCATTGGCTTTTTTGCCTCAGTGGTGCCTCTCTACCACATAATTCTTCCACTCTGCAGTCCATATGTTGTTGACTATATTGTCTGTGAATTGCCCAttcttcttcacattttctgTGCTGTTACATCCCTGCAGGAGACTGTGATGG ATGGGGGGGCTGGAACGGTGTTattccccttcctcctcattATACTCTCCTACCTTCGCATCTTGGTGGCTGTTATGAAAATAGATTCTgttaaaggcaagaaaaaagcCTTTTCTACATGTACTTCCCACCTGATTGTGGTGACCATATATTATGGAACTGGATTGATCCGGTACATGAGACCCAAGTCCTTCTATTcagcagagggagacaaactcATCTCTGTGTTCTATGCAATCATCATCCCTACGCTGAATCCTTTCATTTACAGCCTAAGGAACAAGGAAGTCAAAGAGGGTATGAGAAGAGTCATGGGAggatacaaaaatgaaacaaaataa